From the Conger conger chromosome 14, fConCon1.1, whole genome shotgun sequence genome, one window contains:
- the mafbb gene encoding v-maf avian musculoaponeurotic fibrosarcoma oncogene homolog Bb, which yields MTAELNVGLGLQNSQLGLGCVDNFDLMKFDVKKESLAGLERSSVRECNGLSSTGSLSSTPASTPCSSIPSSPSISPTDQPTQLEELYWMNGGGYHQHIDALMLGFTPEDAVEALFSAGAHGQLPPSHPQQQLHRADFEGYRALNNLHGHAPQHHLGIPGHTDGLSGHTGLINPHLNQSPNSPSPSSPEPHQPLHQFHHHQDHHGGVTDSMDERFSDDQLVSMTVRELNRQLRGYTKDDVARLKQKRRTLKNRGYAQSCRFKRVRQKNVLEHEKTRLATQVEQLKQELTRLAHERDAYKLKCEKLTGVNGFREAGSTSDDPSSPEFFV from the coding sequence atgacGGCGGAACTCAACGTGGGCCTGGGGCTGCAGAACAGTCAGTTGGGACTGGGCTGCGTTGACAACTTTGACTTAATGAAGTTCGACGTGAAGAAGGAGTCTCTTGCCGGGCTCGAGCGCTCTTCTGTGCGAGAATGCAACGGACTTTCGTCCACGGGCTCTCTGTCCTCCACCCcggccagcacaccctgtagtTCGATACCTTCCTCACCGAGCATAAGTCCGACGGATCAGCCTACGCAGCTGGAAGAGCTGTACTGGATGAACGGAGGCGGCTATCACCAGCATATCGATGCGCTAATGTTGGGCTTCACACCAGAAGACGCAGTGGAAGCTTTGTTTAGCGCCGGGGCCCACGGGCAGCTACCGCCTTCCCACCCTCAACAGCAACTTCATCGAGCGGATTTCGAGGGCTACAGGGCATTAAACAATCTCCACGGCCATGCCCCACAACACCACCTGGGGATTCCCGGCCACACAGACGGCCTGTCGGGTCACACAGGCCTGATTAACCCTCACCTCAACCAGAGCCCGAACAGCCCTTCTCCAAGTTCACCCGAGCCGCACCAGCCGCTCCATCAGTTCCACCACCATCAGGACCACCACGGCGGGGTCACTGACAGCATGGATGAACGCTTCTCGGACGACCAGCTGGTGTCCATGACCGTGCGGGAGCTCAATCGGCAACTGCGTGGATACACCAAAGATGATGTTGCCCGTCTGAAGCAGAAGCGCCGGACCTTGAAGAACCGGGGATATGCGCAGTCTTGCCGCTTCAAGCGGGTGCGACAGAAGAATGTGCTGGAGCACGAGAAGACCCGCCTCGCAACTCAGGTGGAGCAGCTCAAGCAGGAGCTCACCCGGCTGGCCCATGAGAGAGACGCCTACAAACTCAAGTGCGAGAAACTGACCGGTGTGAACGGGTTTCGCGAGGCCGGGTCCACAAGTGATGACCCGTCCTCACCCGAGTTCTTTGTCTGA
- the LOC133110545 gene encoding B-type lectin plumieribetin-like, with amino-acid sequence MSRNYLSKNDELRKGDYLISNNQEFKAVFQEDGNFVIYGWKPIWASNTVSQEAHRLCMQHDCNFVMYDRNDSATWHTNTYRSGTNVCRVRLQDDGTLVVDVDNKEVWTSAK; translated from the exons ATGAGCAGAAACTACTTGTCCAAGAATGATGAGCTCCGCAAGGGAGATTATTTAATCTCTAATAACCAAGAGTTCAAAGCTGTGTTCCAG GAGGATGGCAACTTTGTCATCTACGGCTGGAAGCCCATCTGGGCTTCTAACACAGTCTCACAGGAGGCCCACCGTTTGTGTATGCAGCACGACTGCAACTTTGTCATGTACGACAGGAACGACAGTGCCACTTGGCACACTAACACCTACAGATCCGGCACCAACGTATGCCGTGTCCGCTTACAGGATGATGGGACTCTGGTGGTGGACGTGGATAACAAGGAGGTCTGGACCTCTGCAAAATGA